In Dehalococcoidia bacterium, the genomic window CCGGGGGTCTGGGGGTGTCCCCCAGATTCCCCTTCATCCCCCAAGATTGGGGGATGAAGGGGTTGATCAGAACTTAATCATCCTTCCTTCGGGGTGGGGTTCGACGCTAGATGGTTGCTATCAGACGTGTTGTTACGCTTAGTCACCAAACTTGATACAGGAGGCGGGCATATGGCGAAGCAAGGAAAACTGGGCAGAGGAGTGGCGATTGTGGGCGCAGGCATGTCCAAGTTTGGCGCCTTCAATGACAAGATCAGCCGGGATCTTTTTGTGGAAGCCTTCCAGGATATGAAGGCCTCAGTGGATAAGGGTTTCGACCCCAACGATATCCAGTGCCTGTACGTCAGCGCCTTCTCCCCCGAGCTTTTTGAGATGCAGGCGCATCTTGCCCCCATCATGGCCAATGCAGTAGGCCTCGTCCACAAGCCGGCAACCAGAATAGAAGGGGCTTGCGCTTCTGGGGCACTGGCCATGAGGCAAGGAATGATGGCGATCGCTTCCGGGCTGTGCGATATGGTCCTGATCGGGGGCGTCGAGAAGATGAGCAACCTGGCAACCGAGCAGGTGCAGGATACCCTGGCAGCAGCGGGAGATACCGCCTACGAGGCTCCCACGGGATTCACTTTTCCCGGCCTGTATGCTGCTCTAGCTACCGCTCACATGGCCAGATACGGCACTAAGGTAGAGGATTTCATGCGGATAGCCATCAAAAATCACAACAACGGCGCGCTGAACCCCAAAGGCCAGTTCAACCAGAGCATCAGGCAGATCATGGACGCCCGCAAGAAGAAGTGCGCCGAGAAGGGCCAGTATTGCATCGATTACAAGGTGGAGATGGACTTCCTCAATGATGCTGCTGCCAATCCGGTAGTTGCCTGGCCTCTGAGGCTCTTTGACTGTTCGCCTATCACAGACGGGGCTGCGTGTCTCCTGCTGGTTGCCGAAGAGATCGCCAGGGATTTCACCGATAAACCGATCCACATTATCGGCAGCGGTCAGGCTTCGGATTATCCTCAACACGAACGAGAGGACATGACCACCATCAAAGCAGTCAGGCTGGCTGCACAGGAAGCCTATGAGATGGCGGGAGTCAAACCGGCGGATATTCAGGTCACCGAGGTTCATGA contains:
- a CDS encoding beta-ketoacyl synthase N-terminal-like domain-containing protein; translation: MAKQGKLGRGVAIVGAGMSKFGAFNDKISRDLFVEAFQDMKASVDKGFDPNDIQCLYVSAFSPELFEMQAHLAPIMANAVGLVHKPATRIEGACASGALAMRQGMMAIASGLCDMVLIGGVEKMSNLATEQVQDTLAAAGDTAYEAPTGFTFPGLYAALATAHMARYGTKVEDFMRIAIKNHNNGALNPKGQFNQSIRQIMDARKKKCAEKGQYCIDYKVEMDFLNDAAANPVVAWPLRLFDCSPITDGAACLLLVAEEIARDFTDKPIHIIGSGQASDYPQHEREDMTTIKAVRLAAQEAYEMAGVKPADIQVTEVHDCFTSAEILAMEDLGYFKPGTAVRAVEEGVTARDGAKPINTSGGLKSKGHPVGATGLAQTMEIFKQLRGEAGGRQLPGKNLRLGLTHSVGATGATSAIHIYERR